The genomic region ATACCTCCATCCTGTGTACCAGTTTGCAACCAAGTCCCGACATATAGGCTCTGAGCTCTGGCCTGTTCTGCTTCTTGGTCGACCAGCGAATCAATGTTATCCGGTAGTTTGATCTCTGGATCATCCAGACATCCTTGATTCAACACACAGCATGCCAGCAATACTGCACACACTCCGATACCATGTCTTAACTTCATGGTAGACCTCCTTATATTGTTCACTTGCTTTGATTTTTCGGGATATAGAACACTCTGAGGTTATCTTTTCCGACGAGAGACAATGTTTCACTCAGGCCGTTCCTACTTGCAGCATGAAGCAGCTTCATCTTGTTGCCATTGGGTAAGTAGGCAACAAGGCACTTGGTTTCCTTGTCGTAAGTAGCAGATCCAGCAAAAGGCAAGGCAAGCGTATCGTCTATGAGATAAAAGTACAGTGGAAACAGCCTGAGGCCTTGGACTTCTCCATGCTTGTCTGGCAGGCCGGAGAATACCAATCGCTGGAACTCAATCCCTTCAAATTCAGCAGGTAGTTCAGCACCTGCCATCCTGTCATATTCCCAACTGCTTCCTAAGAAAGAGAGCAACAATGTCGTAGCTTCATCTTCTTCAATTTCCGGAACCGGACTCTTCCGTACACTGCAGAACAGGACATAGACGAGAAGTGTGAGAGCAGCAAGGAACAGTATGCACATGGCTATCCGCCCACGGGTCCAGAACTCCTTCTTTGAAGGGGTATTTGACCCTTCATCTTCTGTTTGTTTCATTATCAGTTACCTCTGTTGTTATCAGCTTGCACTGGATTTGCGAAGAAATCCATCTACTTTGGCCGAAGTAGAAAAATGGCAATTAGAGTACTCTATTTGCTATTTTTTCATGCCCAGCTGGATAAAACGCCTTTTCTCGAAGTAACTGATAAGGCAAAAAAAAACTCATAGTACGGATGTTTTCTAATCCGAAGTAACAGAACAAAAGCAACGGGAGGTTACTGTCCCTTATGCTGTAACAAGTGTGAGCGAAGTACCCAATGTGTACGATTCATACTTCAAGCAGAATTCCTCAATGGAAGTATCCAAGGCTGTGACCCATAGGATGAGGGTGATCATGGGAAGTTCATCTATGGAATCACGTTGTTCGTTGCGATAGATTGTCTGTGGGCTCAGACAGGCTTTCTTAGCAAGGGCAGATTGGGACAATCCTTTCTTTTTCCTTTGTTGCCGGACAAAGGTTCCGAACCTGTGTATTTCGGGATTTTTCTGGGCAAGATACTGTAACCGTTCCTGTTCCAGATTTACTGCCTTGCCGCCGGCCAGTGCGAAGAATGCATGTGGCAGTATCTGGACAGCTCGGCAGAGCTTGCGGATTGTCAGGAACTTTGGGTTCCAATTGTCTTCTGCGTAGAGAAGCGTCGTCTGTCCGATTTTTGCAAGGGCTGCAAGGTTACTGGGAGACAT from Spirochaetia bacterium harbors:
- a CDS encoding helix-turn-helix transcriptional regulator translates to MHHQENGTLSYAKAIEELSTFASMSPSNLAALAKIGQTTLLYAEDNWNPKFLTIRKLCRAVQILPHAFFALAGGKAVNLEQERLQYLAQKNPEIHRFGTFVRQQRKKKGLSQSALAKKACLSPQTIYRNEQRDSIDELPMITLILWVTALDTSIEEFCLKYESYTLGTSLTLVTA